In the Silvanigrella aquatica genome, TGGAATTTCCAATGAGAGAGGCATTTTTTACGTCGATAATTTCTACAATTATTTTTTTGTTTCCTTGTGATTTGTTACGTGCTTCAGAGACATATGTGGGTAAAAAGCCAATATTTGAAATGCTTAATTCTATATTTTTAATATTTTTTTCTTGGGTATTTAAAATTTTAGTTTCAATTTTTGGTTGTGGAGCTAAATCAACAAGTAATGATAAAAGTGGAACTTGATTTTGTATGACTTCATGAATTAATTTTTGTGGTGGATTGCAAATTCCAAATTGACTTGGAAATTCTGATATTTCTACTTCTCCCAGTTGCTCATGTTGATAAGATTTCCAAGGATTTCCAAAAATAATACTTTGATTTTGATCGCGGTCATATTCAAAAATTTTACGCCATTCTTTTTTTTCCCAAAAATCATAGCGTTTGATAAAGGGACGTTCAGATCTACCTATGCGCGCAGGAAGATCCCACAATTCACAAACATAACTGTATGCTCCTAAGGCTTGGTAAGAAAATGTTGTTAAGCAACCTTGTAAGGGTTTTCCAGGAATGTAAGTAAATTCAGAGTGACCACTGACCGCAGGATATCCCGTAATTTCTTCAATTTTTTTATCTAACGTCTGATAGACACTGCGATCTAAAATATTCATTGCAGAATCTTCTTGCGACTCTAAAGGCCGAATAAAGACACCACCAAAAGTATGATAATTAAGCCAAAAATAAATTTGTGGAATTTTAGAAGCAAACTCAGCTATAGCTTTACTTTCCACTTCCGAAAGCGACATTCTTCCGCTCATATTTTCCGGTTGATTGGGAGACCATTCCGCTGGAAAATTTCTGTTTAAATCGACTTCATTATCACCTAGAGTTCTTGCGGAAGGAATATTCATGCCATCGTAATTTTCGATGACACCTTCATGATAAATATCGTAAAAAGGTTCACAATCACCAAGTTCTCTATGCCGCATTAACTGAGGATAAAGCTCATCACAAACCCAAATTCCTGAAGTGCTTTTTTTGCGCATGTATCCAATTCTTTTTTTATTTTTAAAAAGATCGAGAGGTATGTTACGTTCTTCCTTATCAATAAGGCATTCTCGTTTCCAATAACTTCCCAGCTCTTTTCTTTTTCGAGAGTCGCGTGCGTTGCTGCGATTTCTTCTACCATCTGTAAAATATTGTTCAGTACCATCGGGACAAATTCGTGGTACAAAAACATAATTAACAGTATTATATTTTGTTTCGTTATTTGTTAATTTATGAATTAAATTTTCCATGTGAGCTAAAACAGTATTGGTGCCAATAAATTCTAAGGAATGCATATTGGCATCGAACCAAAGAGTGGGTTGCTCAATACTTTTGCCTTTGGGATAAACACGAATGGCGATGAGAGAGCGTCCTTCTGGTGTCTTTGCAATTTCAATTTTTTCAAAATCAATTTTTTTAGGAAATTGAGTGCAAAGGGCATCTATGTCAGCCATCATATCTTGATAATTTAAATATTTATTTGGAAATAAATAATGCGGCATAGATGCTCCTTTCGGGAGTTTTAATTAATCCTGTATGTCAAAATTATGATAGACGTTTTGAACATCATCATTTTCTTCAAGTTTATCCACAAGATCAAGAGCTATTTTCGCATTTTCTCCTGATAGGCTAACTAGATTCTCGGGAATGAGTTCAAGACCCGCTTTTTCGAAAGGAATTTCTGATTTTAATAATGCTTCGCGAACTTCTGCAAAATGAGCAACTTCTGTGTAAACAGTTATAAAATTATCTTCTGTAGTGATATCTTCGGCACCTGCTTCTAAACCGATTTCCATCACTTTGTCTTCTGATGCTTTTTGAGAATCTATGACAAAGACACCGCGTTTTTTAAACATCCAGCCCACGGCTCCCATTTCACCCATATTGCCACCGTGCTTTTGAAATATACGGCGCAATTCGGGATGAGTTCTGTTTCTGTTGTCTGTTAAAACCTCAATCATAATCGCAGAGCCACTGGGACCATAACCTTCATATGTCACTTCTTCAAAGTGCAAACCGGTCATTTCACCAGCACCTTTTTTAATAGCTCTTTCGATATTGTCTTTTGGCATACTGTTATCTTTTGCTTTTGCAACAGCGGCACGTAAAGCGGAATTGGAATTCAAGTCGCTTCCTGCGCGCGCAGTTACCATGATTTCGCGCGCCAACTTTGTAAAAAGGCGGGCTTTTGCTGCAGCGCTGGAAGCCATTCGTCCGGCAATGGTATTATGACGACCCATAATAAATATTCCTTTTAACTTAAATTTTATTTAAAAATCATGCTTTTATATAACCATACATCAGCACGAGATCTGGCTTTACGTGATTTACCACTTTGATTTGTGAATGAAAAGAGTGAATCATCTCGGTAATGTTAACGAAACAATCAATCAATTGAAAATGTTTCTTTCATATTTTCTTTTACCCTAGCTTTCTTTTCTTAATAAATTATAAAATTTGGGGCTTTACAAAAATTCTGATACTGTTGCTTGCATATTTTAGAGGGTCTGAACGAATCAAGAATGAGGTGAATGAATGGATAACTACGATAGTCAAAATTCCAGTACTAAAAAAAATTCTTCTAATAGAGAAAAAGTTGCTGTCATTGGTGCTGTGAGAACCCCATTTGTAAAATCTTTTGGCGTTTTTGAAAATGAAACAGCCCTGTCATTAAGTTTAAGAGTTGCCACGGAACTCATTGCACGCACGGGAGTTCAAGCATCTGAAATTGACGAGTGCATTTGGGGTGTAGTGATACCTCAAACTAAAAATGCAAATTTAGCTCGAGAAATTGTTTTATTTTCAGGATTGCCTACAACAATTGCGGGTTTTACATTAAATAAAGCATGTAATTCCTCATTGCAAACAGCGGAAATTGCAGCCGATCGTATTTTATTAGGAAAAAATAATCTTGTTTTAGCTGGTGGGGTTGAAGTTTTATCCGATGTTCCTATTCCTTTTTCCGATGAAGCACGTCGTTTTTTAACTAAAATGTCTCGCGCGAGATCATTTAAAGAAAGACTTTCCTTAATTGGAAGCGTAAATCCAAAATGGTTTTTACCAAAACCTCCAGCCTTAGCAGAACCTTTTACCGGTTTGACTATGGGTGAGCATGCCGAAATTATGACTGTAAAAAATAATGTTTCTCGTTCTAGACAAGATGAACTTGCTTATAAAAGCCATATCAATGCAGCAAAAGCATCGGAATCAGGTTATTTTAGTGATGAAATTATTCCTGTTTGGGCTGGAAAAGATAAAAATAATTTTATTGACAAAGATAATATGGTTCGACCTGACACAACAATGGAATCTATGGCGAAATTAAAACCTGTTTTTGATAAACGTAACGGAACAATAACCGCAGCAAATTCCAGTCCTCTTACAGATGGTGCGGCGGCAACTCTTTTAGCGAGTGAAAGTTACGTTAAAGAAAAAAATATTCCCATATTAGGTTATATTTTAGATTTTATTACAGTAGGTGTTGATCCTAATGATCAATTATTAATTGGACCTGCTTACGCTATTCCTAAAATTCTTAAAAGAAATAACTTAACAAAAGATGATATCGATGTTTTTGAAATACACGAAGCCTTTGCAGGACAAGTGTTAAGTTGTCTTGACTGTATGAATAATGAAAAATTTTGTAAAGAGAAATTAGGAATGCCTCTTTTTGGAAGCATTCCACCTGAAAAAATAAATATTCAAGGCGGAGCCATCGCTATTGGTCACCCTTTTGGTGCTACAGGGGCTCGTTTAATTGGGAATGCCTTGCGCATAACGAAACGGAAAAAAGGAAGATATGCCCTTGTTGCTGTGTGTGCCGCCGGTGGTATGGGTATGGCCGCATTGCTGGAAGCAAAGTAACAAATGAAAAAGGAATAAATTAAATGACATTGAATTTAAAATCAAAATCTAATGTATTTCATTTTTCTATGCAAGATGGAATTTGCATAATTGATATGAATGATGAAAGTAAAGCAGTAAATAGTTTCACAGTCTCTATGCTAGAAGATATGGATGAAAACTTACCTAAAATTCTTGCTTATGAAAAATTAGAAGGAATTATTATTACTTCTTCCAAAAAAAATTGTTTTGCTGCAGGTGCTGATATTTCTATTTTTAGTACTTTTACCAGCAAAGAAGCAGGTGAAGAAGGTAGTAAAGAATTGCATCGCATTGTCGGTTACTTTGCCAATGCCCCTGTCCCCACCATTGCCGCCATTCACGGAACATGTTTAGGAGGTGGTCTTGAACTCTCCATCGCATGTCACTACCGCATTTGCAGTTCACACCCTTCTACGCAATTAGGTTTGCCCGAAGTACAATTGGGAATATTGCCAGGAGGTGGTGGCACGCAACGATTGCCGCGTCTCATTGGTATTGCGCCTGCATTGGATCTTATTTTAACCGGAAAAAAAGTGGATGGAAAAAAAGCTTTAAAACTCGGGTTGGTTGATGATGTTGTCCCTGAAAATCAATTGTTAACTAAAGCCATTGCATTTTGTAAGCAGGTTAAAGGGAAAAAGAGGATGTTACCTTCTTCATTGGGAATTGTTTCCTCAATGCAAGGACATTTTGATATGCAAAAAATAGCACTCGAAGGAAACCCATTAGGTCGTTACCTTATATCAAAGCAGAGCCGCGGTATGGTCATGAAAAGTACCAAAGGCCGTTATCCTGCACCCTTAAAAGCATTGCAAAGTGTGATGAATGGCGTGGAGATGTCTTTAGAAAAAGGATTAGAACTAGAAGCAAAATTATTTGGTGAGCTTGTTGTCACCGAAGAAAGCCGATCTCTCGTTCATATATTTAACATTATGACTGCCGCGAAGAAAAATCCTTATCCTAAAAATGTTCAAGAAAATGCACAAAATAAATATGTTAATTTTCTTGAAATGGGAGATTCCTCTGTCGGTGTATTAGGTGCAGGTCTTATGGGAAGTGGTATTGCCACGGTTCTTGCCGAAAAAAATATTCGCAGTGTGATGATAGATAAAGAATCAATGGGGTTACAAAGAGGATTAAAATCTGTTTCTAGTTACTTTGAGGATCGCTTTAAGAAAAAAAGAATCAAATGGTTTGAAAGAGATTCAAAAATATATCGTGTTTCTCCTGCCATGGATTTTTCAGCATTAAAAACATCATCTTTAATTATTGAAGCCGTATTTGAAGATCTCAAAATAAAACATGATGTGTTAAAAAAATGCGAGAGTATGATTCCCCATTCTGATTTTATTTTTGCGACAAATACGAGTAGTTTACCTATTTCTAAAATTGCGGAGCCCGCTAAAAAACCTGAAAATGTTGTTGGAATGCACTTTTTTTCTCCTGTTCCGAAAATGCCCTTAGTAGAAATTATTACGACAGAAAAAACATCTCCTGAAGCGGTATCAGCAGTGTTTGATTTAGCAACAATTATGGGAAAACAAATTATTGTTGTGAATGATGGTCCTGGTTTTTACACGACCCGAATTCTCGCATTTCAAATTGCGGAAGCCTTAAATATTTTGGCGGAAGGTGCTTATATTGAACATGTAGATTCGGCAATGGAAAAATTTGGCATGCCCGTGGGTCCTATTACTTTATTAGATGAAGTAGGCATTGATGTAGGTGAGCATATTATTAAAGTATTAAATAGCGCATTTGCCGATAGACTTAAAGTACCAAAAGAAATAGATAGCATTTCTCATGAAGGACGTAAGGGTAGAAAAAATAATAAAGGGTTCTATATTTATTCAAATGGTAAGAAAGATAAACCCGATTCTTCCATTTATAAAAACTTTTCTCAAGAACGAAAAAATTTCGATCTCAAAGAAATTGCCGATCGCTGTATGTATGTTTTCTTAAATGAAGCAGCGCGCTGTCTCGATGAAAAAATAATTAAATCAGAAGATGATGGTGATTTAGGAGCTATATTTGGTTTAGGTTTTCCTCCCTTTTTAGGTGGGCCTTTTCATTATGCAAAAGTCTTAGGGAAGAAAAATGTGAAAGAAAAATTAACTCAATTAAGTGCAAAACATGGTAAAAGGTTTGAACCTGCTGCTTATTGGGATAGATAATCGAAATAGAAAAAAATTAATTCGTCTAAGATTTTCTTCTTCTTTTTGCTATATATTCAGGTGGTTCCGCTGTTTTGGGATCGTCAGGCCAGGAGTGACGTGGGTATTTTCGAGATAATTCTTTTTTGACTTCCAAGTAGCCACGTTCCCAAAAGCCTGCCAAATCCGTTGTGACCTGTACTGATTGCATGTTAGGTGCGAGCAGATGCACTACGAGCGGAATTGTTCCTTTACAAATTTTTGGGGTTTGAACTGTGCCAAAAAAATCTTGTAACCTTGATGCAACCCAGGGCGGTTTTTCTTCTTCATAATTTACTTTAACTTTTCTACCTTTTCCTATTGTAATTGAACTCGGAAATAAATCGGATAATGTTTTTTTATCTTCATAATTTAAAAGCTCTTCAATGTAATCATCTAATTCTTTTTCTAATATTTCATCAAAGCTTTTTTTTCCTTCACAAATATGACAAAGAAGCAATTCAAAATCTTCACCTGTAAAATTGGGAATATTTAAAATGCATCCTGCTTTTTTAGCAAGTAAAGTTCTAGTTCCTAAATACTGAAGAGCTTTGTCATCGTCAAAAGGCTTTGGCCATGAGGACATCACTTGTTTTATTAAAATATTTTCAAATTGACTATTTTGTTCCCTTATTTGCTGCTCTTCTAATATCACTTTTCCATAAAGTATTTTTTGCAATCCACGGACGCGTTCCTGTTCATTATCCCAAAAATACTCCTCGGCATCTTGAATAAATCCATCGGGGGCAGCAATTAAAAGATCTTTTTCAATGCCATGACAAATTCGAATTTGTGTAGAATGAGATTGAGAAAGAGCTGTAGCTGACTCCTCGGCATCAATGGCTAATAAAAATTCTGAATCTTGTACAACACTAGTGGGAGACAATAGAGCTCCACCTCCTAAGCATAGATTTAATTCCCTGCGACCGGAGATATTTTTTTTGCTTTGATTGCGAATTTGACATACTCTATCAGAATATCCTGATAATAAAATAAGACTTAATGTTTCCTCTGAAAGGGGTTCTAAGCAGATATGGAAAGGTACAGAATGTAAACTGCAAAGTTGTCTTGCTAAAGTTTCGATGCGTTTAAATGCCGCCATATCGATGAGATCTTTTTTGAAATGAGACAATTCTACTTTAGTATGAACCATTTTGAATAATTCTAATTGATATGCAATATCGGAATGCGCAATATCAGGAGCATCTATTCCTCTGCGCATAAACATTCCTTCATTAATAAAGGAAACAATTAAAATACCTTGGGCAAGAGAATTTCTTTTTTTACTTTCAATTAATATGCGGCTTAGTCTGGGATGTAATGGATATTTAGCCATTTCTATTCCGCATTCTGTTATGTTACTATTTTCGTCAAAAGCACCTAAATAGCGTAATAAATTTGAGCAAGATTGCAAAATATTTTGTGGTGGTTTTTCAAACCAAGGAAAAAAATCATTGTTAGTGCTGTTATAATTTTTATGAATAAAATGACTTTTTAAATTTTGTTCCATGATTTTTAATTCAAGCAGAGCTTGTGATAAATCAACCCGTTGAATTTCAGGTTTTTGAAAGGCGGCGCGCATATTAAAATCGAGCTGTGTGTATAGCCTTTTTGCAATTCCTGGTTGGGTTCTGCCCGCGCGTCCTGCTCTTTGAATACAGGACGCCTGACTGATGGGAAGAGTGTCCAATGTGGGGAGACCACTCCAACTGGCATGTCCCGCAATTTTAGCAACTCCCGAATCGATGACACCCGTAACACCATCAATTGTTACCGAAGTTTCTGCTACGTTAGTTGATAAAATTATTTTTCTTTTTTGTGTTTGAGAAAATATTTTTTGTTGCTCTTGAATAGGTAAATCGGCTTTTAATTGAAAAATTTCACAATTATTATTATTTAAATGTTTTAGAGCGTCGGCACATTTTCGTATTTCCTGAATTCCTGGTAGAAAAACTAAAATGTGGCCAGGGCATAATGAATTTTTCATTAAATTTTCAACAGCTTCGGTTATCTGAAAAGGAAGTTGTTTCTTTAATTCGTCATTTTTTGCATATTCAAAAGTAACAGGATAGGCTTTTCCTTCGGATAAAAAAACTTTTGCTTGGGGTAAATAAGTTTGTAAATTTTTTGTTTCTAAGGTCGCAGACATGACAATAAGTTTTAAATCGGGACGAATGGTATTTTGAAGTAACTTCACAAGCATTAAAGCAATATCGGTATGAATATGTCTTTCATGAAATTCATCTATGATAACACAAGAGATTTCTGAAAGTGTGGGGTCGGATAAAACGAGTCGTGAAAAAATCCCTTCGGTAATATATTTTACTTTTGTTTTTCCGCTTTCCAACTTATCGAAACGAACTTGATATCCAATTCTTTCACCACATTTTTCATTTAACTCTTGAGCAACTCTTTCGGCAGAAAGTTTTGTGGCTAATCTTCTTGGTTCTAAAACAAGAATTTTTCCTTCAAATATTTCCATTAATGCTGGTGGAACGCGTGTGGTTTTTCCGGCTCCTGGTGTCGCTTGTAAAATGAGAGATGAAGAACTTTTAAGATTTTCAATAATGCTAGGAATAAGTTCATCAATGGGCAACGGGGGTAAATTATTTTGCATTAATAAAAATCCTAGGAAGGTGATCGTAATCTATAAAAAAGATTTTCCGCATTATGAGTCGTAGTTTTAGCCATTTCATCGTAAGTCGTGTTGCGTAATTTTGCTATAAATTCACAGGTATGATGAATATTTGCGGGTTCATTTGTTTTTCCACGTAAGGGAACAGGAGCTAAGTAAGGACTATCAGTTTCAATTAAAATGCGATCAGAAGGAACAAATTTAGCCACTTCTTGCAAGCTTTGTGAATTTTTAAAAGTAACAATTCCTGAAAAAGAAAGATACAAACCACAATTTAAAAAATCTTTTGCTTCATCTAATGTGCCTGTAAAACAATGAATAACCCCTTTGAGCCCTTTTTCAGCAAATGGTTTTATTCTCGAATAAACAGCTTCATGTGTTTCACGAACATGAACAACCACAGGAAGATTTAACTCTAGAGCCATTTGTAAAAAATATTCAAAGCATTCAATTTGTATATCCATGGGTGACAAAGTGTAGTGAGCATCTAATCCGATTTCACCAACTCCCACAACTCTGGGATTATTTGTCGCAGGAATTCTAATTTTTTCTGCTTCTTTAATGGAAAATGTAGAAGCATCGTGTGGCTGAATCCCTAAAGTAACATAAAGCATGTCAGATATTTTAAGCTGCTCTTGCGCGAGCTCAATGGTTTCAGGATCGTAAGAAATATTAATTATTTTTCCAACTCCTGCTTGCTTTGCTCTTGTTATAATTTCAGGTAAAGAGTTTTTGAGTTTATCGGAAACAAGGTGACAATGTGTATCAATTAAATACATGAATAAAAAATTCCTTTAGCTAAAGGCAGGGATGCCCGTAAGCTGTTGCCCCACAATGAGGAGGTGGATATCATTAGTTCCTTCATAAGTATACACCGATTCTAAATTGCACATGTGCCGCATGCAGCGGTATTCTCCACTAATCCCATTTGCTCCTAAAATATCCCTCGTTGTGCGCGCACAATCTAGAGCAATTTGAACATTATTTTGTTTGCCCATGCTAATTTGTGAAGCATGAATTTTCTTTTCGTGTTTGAGTTTAGCAAGCTGCATGGCAATTAATCCTCCTTTGGCAATTTCTGTTGCCATAATTGCTAATTTTCTTTGAATAAGTTGAAAGGAGGCAAGGGGCTTGTCAAACATAATACGTTCTTTACTATAAGAAATAGCTTCTTCAAGGCAATCTTCAGCAGCACCTAATACTCCAAAAACAATTCCAAAACGTGCTTGATTTAAGCACATAAGTGGACTTTTAATTCCTTCAGATTTTTCGAGTAAGTTTTCGGCAGGAATTTTGCAATTATCAAAAAATAAGGAGCCCGTTATGGAAGCACGTAGACTTAATTTATAATGTATTTTAGGTGCGGTAAAACCAGGAGTTTCTTTTTCTACTAAAAATCCTCGAATTCCTTCGTTAGTTTGAGCCCAAACAACGGCGACGTCGGCAATGGGCGCATTGGTAATCCATGTTTTTGAACCATTTAAAACCCAATTTTTACCCTCTTTTTTAGCAAATGTTTTCATGCCTGCCGGATTTGAGCCAAAATCGGGTTCCGTGAGCCCAAAACATCCGACAAAATCACCGGCGGCCATTTTTGGAAGAAAATATTTTTTTTGTTCTTCGGAGCCAAAAGTATGAATGGCATACATCGCAAGACTGCTTTGAACGCTGGCGACACTTCTTAATCCACTGTCCCCTCGCTCTAATTCTTTCATTATGAGTCCATACGAAACTTCATCAAGACCGGCACAACCATAGCCTGCTAAATTGCATCCGAGGAGTCCCAGTGCCCCCATTTCTTTTATGACTTCCTGAGGAAATACGGCGCGTTCATAATTTTCCATTATGTTAGGTTTGAATTTTTCTGTTACAAACTTTCGAACTGTCTGTTGAATAAGTTTTTGGGATTCATCAATATTATCGAAGGCGCATAAATAATCTGTGGCAAGTATATTCATGGTCAAAATCCTTTATTTCTTATTTTTTTAAATTTTCATAAGCCGTCATGACATCATCTTCGTTAAACAATTTTATAGATGTTCTTCCTAAATTTTTTGACAGTGAAAGTAAATAGGTCACACCCGAGTCAATACCGTGAGGAAAGACGGCATCTTCTTCTAAGCAATAAGCTAAAATAGCCCAAAGCGTATGAATTTCATTTTTAGGATAATTTTTATGAACTCGAATTTCCTCTCGTAATTTAGAGCCATGATGTTTTAAAAAAGAATCAACATATTTTGATGTTTTTACCATAACAGATCGAGAAATACGCAGAATACGAAAGGATAAAGATGAAAATAATAATTGTAAACATTCAGAGAGGTCTCTTCCATTTAAATTGGAGGAATCCACATCAAAACGATGAGCAGAGCAAACTTCTATGAGATCAAAAATTTGTCCAATGACGCGCACCCAGTTGAGCATGAGTGATTGCGCCACAAACTTTGCGCCCACATATTTCACATGTGTTTTTCCTACGACCGTTTTGACGTATGTGGAAGAACAATGAAGAAGATGATGGGGACACATAATTGCCCAAGTTTGTAATTGCGGATTAATCGCCTGGTTAGAGAAGTAAAGATTAAATTCAGCTTCAAAATCCGAGGTTGATCGCAATCCACGTACCAAATGCGTGATGTTATTTTCTTTTGCATAGTCGGCCACGAGGCCTTCTTGGGAAGTGACAATCACCTTTTCACCCACACGAAAAGGAGGATCCAGTGACCACCAATCAATGAAAGGATCGATAGAATGTGCAATCACACGAGCTCTGACCTCTGGTTTTAATAAACTTTGTTTTGCAGGATTGATTGCAGAAACAACATGAACGCATTCAAAAACCTCTAATGCGGAATCGAGAACAAATTGGTGGCCAAAGGTCCAAGGATCAAATGAGCCAGCGTATACAGAAGATTGCATAATTATTCCTTAACCATTTTTACCCAAAAAATTTATTTTATGGGACTGCCAAAGATGTGGCGAGTTACGACCACGAATGAAATTTACCTTAGGGGCTATAATTTGAGCAAGGAGTCAAAATAAAATAGTATAAAAGAGGCTTCAATTAAATTATGAAACAAATGGGTTAGCAATATGAAAAAAATTTTGTTTTTTGAAAATAGTCCCTTATTGCAAAAAGCAATTCAATTGATTTTAAGTAATAATCATATATATGAAATTACTATTGTAGATTCTTTAACAAAATTTGAAAAAGAAAATCACATTAGGGTTTTTGATCTTATCATTTCACATATTGATTTAATAAAAATGCATACAAAAAATAAAAATTTTGATTTTCAAAAATTTTTATTAATGTATGAAAAATTTGATTCTATAAAAGAATTTAAAGATATGAATTTTATTCATTTTATAGAAAAACCATTTACATCCGAAGAACTTAAAAAGAAAATTGATTTTATTCTTGGTGTCCATGAGAAAGACATAAAAATATCAAACAATAAAGTAACAGATGATAAATTAAATCAACATGCTAAAGATGCTGTGGAAAAATGGTTACGAGAAGAAGCGCCTAAATTTGCTAAAGAAGTCATTAGAGATGAAATATTAAAATTAATTAGTTAAAGTAAATAAAAATTTATCGTCAAAAAATCTATTTATTACAATTTGATTAAATTCTTATTAAAAAGATAAAATATTTATATTTAGAATCATTTCATTGGGAAGATGTTAAATGAGCAAAAGCAGCCTCTCCTCAAAACTTTATTCTTCAATAGTTGTGTTACTTTTATTAATTTTAGGAACTGCCATTTATACTATTC is a window encoding:
- a CDS encoding acyl-CoA dehydrogenase family protein, with protein sequence MNILATDYLCAFDNIDESQKLIQQTVRKFVTEKFKPNIMENYERAVFPQEVIKEMGALGLLGCNLAGYGCAGLDEVSYGLIMKELERGDSGLRSVASVQSSLAMYAIHTFGSEEQKKYFLPKMAAGDFVGCFGLTEPDFGSNPAGMKTFAKKEGKNWVLNGSKTWITNAPIADVAVVWAQTNEGIRGFLVEKETPGFTAPKIHYKLSLRASITGSLFFDNCKIPAENLLEKSEGIKSPLMCLNQARFGIVFGVLGAAEDCLEEAISYSKERIMFDKPLASFQLIQRKLAIMATEIAKGGLIAMQLAKLKHEKKIHASQISMGKQNNVQIALDCARTTRDILGANGISGEYRCMRHMCNLESVYTYEGTNDIHLLIVGQQLTGIPAFS
- the coaD gene encoding pantetheine-phosphate adenylyltransferase → MQSSVYAGSFDPWTFGHQFVLDSALEVFECVHVVSAINPAKQSLLKPEVRARVIAHSIDPFIDWWSLDPPFRVGEKVIVTSQEGLVADYAKENNITHLVRGLRSTSDFEAEFNLYFSNQAINPQLQTWAIMCPHHLLHCSSTYVKTVVGKTHVKYVGAKFVAQSLMLNWVRVIGQIFDLIEVCSAHRFDVDSSNLNGRDLSECLQLLFSSLSFRILRISRSVMVKTSKYVDSFLKHHGSKLREEIRVHKNYPKNEIHTLWAILAYCLEEDAVFPHGIDSGVTYLLSLSKNLGRTSIKLFNEDDVMTAYENLKK